AGTACGCCCTGGACCTGCTGGCAACAGGCTCAGCCTAGGCAACGTTTCCGGGCCAGGAGGGTCCAAGGGTCCACATTTTGTCGGGGCCAGGACGGTAGACTGTCGTGGTGACTTCCAGCAATGATTCGTTCGTCCACCTGCACACCCACACTGAATACTCCATGCTGGATGGAGCGGCGCGCCTGGGTGAGCTGTTCGATGAAACGGAACGCCTGGGCATGCCGGCCCTGGCCACCACGGACCACGGTTACCTCTTCGGTGCCTTCGACTTTTGGCGCAAGGCCACGGACAAGGGCATCAAGCCGATCATCGGCGTAGAAGCCTACGTGACGCCCGGAACTGCGCGGGGGGACAAAGAACGTGTCCGCTGGGGAGATGAAAGCCAGCGCAAGGACGACGTCTCCGGTGGCGGCTCCTACACCCATATGACGCTCCTGAGCTACAACAACGTGGGCATGCGGAACCTGTTCCGGGCCTCGTCCATTGCTTCGCTGGATTCTGTTTTTGGTAAGTGGCCCCGGCTGGATCGGGAATTGCTCAATACGTACTCCGAGGGGCTCATTGCCACTACCGGCTGCCCGTCCGGCGAAGTCCAGACCCGCCTGAGGCTTGGGCAGTACCGCGAAGCGCTGGAGGCTGCAGCGGAATTCCGGGACATCTTTGGCGCGGAGAACTATTTCTGTGAACTGATGGACCACGGCCTGGACATTGAACGCCGCGTCACAGGCGACCTCCTGCGGCTGGCCAAGGACCTGAACCTTCCTTTGGTAGCCACTAACGACCTCCACTACACGCACGAGCACGATGCCAAAGCACACGAGGCACTGCTGGCTATTCAATCCGGTTCCACGCTCCTTGAGCCCACCTACGATAATGGCGGGTCCAGGTTTGCATTCTCCGGCAGCGGTTACTACCTGAAATCTCCGCAGGAGATGCGTGAGCTTTTCCGCGACCACCCGGATGCCTGCGACAACACGTTGCTCATCGCAGAGCGCTGTGAAGTGTCCTTCAACACCGATGCCAACTACATGCCCCGCTTCCCTTGCCCGCCCGGCGAGGACGAAACCTCCTGGCTGGTCAAGGAAGTGGACAAGGGGTTGGCGTACCGCTATCCGCAGGGTGTGCCGGACAAGGTGCGCAAGCAAGCCGACTACGAGCTCGAGGTCATTACGTCCATGGGCTTCCCCGGGTACTTCCTGGTGGTTGCCGACTTCATCAACTGGGCCAAGAATAACGGGATCCGTGTTGGTCCGGGACGTGGTTCCGGTGCGGGCTCCATGGTCGCCTATGCCATGCGAATTACTGACCTTGATCCGCTCCAGCACGGCCTGATCTTCGAGCGCTTCCTGAACCCGGACCGTGTCTCGATGCCTGACTTCGACGTCGACTTCGATGATCGCCGCCGATCGGAAGTCATCGACTACGTCACCAAAAAGTATGGTGACGAGCGCGTGGCCATGATCGTCACGTACGGAACCATCAAGACCAAGCAGGCGCTCAAGGACTCTTCCCGCGTCCTGGGGTATCCGTTCAGCATGGGTGAGCAGCTGACCAAGGCGCTCCCGCCCGCGGTCATGGCCAAGGACATTCCCCTCGCAGATATCCAAAACCCCGAGTCGAAGCGATACAGCGAGGCAGGAGACTTCCGGCAGCTCATCGCCACGGACCCCGAGGCCGCCAAGGTCTTCGAGACTGCACTGGGCATCGAAGGACTTAAGCGCCAATGGGGTGTCCACGCGGCCGGCGTCATCATGTCCTCGGACCCCATCATCGATGTCATCCCCGTCATGCGCCGGTTCCAGGACGGCCAGGTCATCACCCAGTTCGATTACCCAACGTCCGAGGGCCTTGGCCTGATCAAGATGGACTTCCTGGGACTCCGAAACCTCACGATCATTTCGGACGCCCTGGAAAACATCAAGATGAACCGCGGCGTTGACCTGGACCTGGAAAACCTGGAACTCGACGACGCCGCGTCCTACGAACTCCTTGCACGGGGAGACACCCTGGGGGTTTTCCAGCTCGATGGCGGACCTATGCGGTCCCTCCTCAAGCTGATGAAGCCTGACAACTTTGAAGACATCTCGGCTGTCCTGGCGCTGTACCGCCCAGGACCCATGGGTGCCAACGCCCACACGGATTACGCCCTCCGCAAGAACGGGATCCAGGAAGTCGTTCCCATCCACCCGGAGCTCGCTGAGCCGCTGGAAGACATCCTGGGTGGAACCTTCGGGCTGATCGTGTACCAGGAACAGGTTATGGCGGTGGCGCAGAAGCTTGCAGGCTACTCACTGGGCCAAGCCGACATCCTCCGCCGAGCCATGGGCAAGAAGAAGAAGTCGGAGCTGGACAAGCAATTCGCGGGCTTCTCGCAAGGCATGCAGGACAACGGCTACTCCATGGCGGCCGTCAAGACTCTTTGGGACATCCTGCTGCCGTTCTCCGACTACGCCTTCAACAAAGCGCACTCGGCCGCCTACGGTGTCATTTCCTACTGGACGGCCTACTTGAAGGCGCACTATGCCCCCGAGTACATGGCTGCCCTTCTGACCTCCGTGGGCGATGACAAGGACAAGTCCGCTATCTACCTCAACGAGTGCCGCCGCATGGGCATCACCGTTCTTCCGCCGGACGTCAATGAATCCTCGTTGAACTTCACACCTGTGGGCCAGGATATCCGCTTCGGCATGGGCGCCATCCGCAACGTTGGAGTGAACGTGGTGGAAGCCATGGTCGCTGCCCGGACCACGGAAGGCAGCTACACATCCTTCAAGGACTTCCTGATGAAGGTTCCTGCCATTGTCTGCAACAAGCGCACCATCGAATCCTTGATCAAGGCTGGTGCCTTCGATTCATTGGGACACCACCGCCGCGCTTTGGCCATGATCCATGAAGAGGCCATCGACTCCGTCATCACGCTCAAGCGGAACGAGGCAATCGGCCAGTTCGACCTCTTCGCCGGCTTCGAGGACCAGGAACCTGAAGCTTCCCTGACCACGGAGATCCCGGACCTTCCGGAATGGGAGAAGAAGGACAAGCTGTCCTTCGAGCGCGACATGCTGGGACTCTATGTTTCGGACCACCCCTTGCAGGGGTTGGAAGGCGTCCTTAGCCAGCATGCAGAGCAGTCCATCACGTCGATCATCGCCGAGGACGGACCGCACGACGGCGCGATTGTCACCATTGCGGGCATGATCACCTCGCTGAGCCGCAGGATCGCGAAGGCAAGCGGCAACGCCTATGCCCGTGCAGAGATCGAGGATCTGGGCGGATCCATGGAGGTCATGTTCTTCGGCCAGGTGTACGGACCCATCGCCTCCGTCCTGGCTGAGGACCTGATAGTGGTGGTCAAGGGCCGCCTGCAGCGCAGGGATGATGGAGCCGTAACGCTGAACTGTATGGAGCTCTCGGTGCCGGACCTTAGCGAAAGCGTGAATGGCCCGGTGGTGATAACCATTCCAACGTTCAAGGCTACCGAGGCAGTGGTCACGGATCTTCGGGACGTCCTGCGAACACATCGGGGCAACTCCGAGGTCCGCCTCAAGCTGATGGGGGATACCAAAGTTGAGGTCATGGGCCTTCCCGTTCATATGCGGGTCAATCCAAGTCCGTCCCTCTTCGGCGACCTGAAAGTCTTGTTGGGCCCGGCCTGCCTGGATAATTAGACCACCCGGAATTTACCCCACCAGAATTTCAAAAACTGGCCAGAGCCCGGAAGAAGGCTGAATATCCGGAAGAGGGCTAGATTTCGTAGTCCAGGGGCGTCGGCTGACTATAGCCGCCGCCGTGATACAGCAGGGGAGTGCCGTCATCGCCCACCTGGCCGTCCACGACTTCTACTACCACCACTGCATTGTTTTCGAACGACAACCTCATTTGGATCTTTCCCACAAGCCAACCTGCGACGTCCTTGAGGATGGGGACATCGTGCGGACCCGGCTCCCAGTGGTCTCCCTCGAAGCGGTCACGTGTCTTTGCGAAGCGATCTGCCAGCGCCTGGTTTTCCAGGCCGAGCATGTGGACGCCGATGTAGTTGGCGTTGGCCACGGCCGGCCAGGAACTTGAGCTCCGGGCCATATTGAAGGTGAAGCGTGGCGGCTCGGCGGACAGGGACGCAACGGAGGTGGCAGTGAAGCCGAAGGGCTTGCCATTCAGGTTGGCTGTAATGATTGCCACCCCGGCGGCATGGCGGCGGAACATTTCCCTGAACGTCTTTTCGAAGCCGGATAGTTCGCTTGCCACGTTGATGAATCTCCTGAACTGGGGTCTGGGGCGTCTTTCTCTCAGGGTATTCCTCCCTGTGCCCCACTTCCCCATTTTAAGGAGCACACGTGAACCTTTGTTAATGTGAGTTCCATGACTGAGTCCACTGTGCACGTTCCCGCGGAGACCGAACCGGCCACCGCAAATCCCAGGCGTTCCAGCGAGGCTCTGTGGCTTGTCCTGCCAGCGGCCTCGGGTGTGGTGGTGGGCATTCTCTGGTGGATCCTGGCGCCGGGCGGGCTCAACCTGCTATCCGGCAATCCTGCGCTGGCCAATCCCGCAAACCCTGATTCATGGCTGCCCCGTGACTTGGTCCTCGCCGGGTTGATGCTGGTGGCGGGATGTGTCACGGGCCTTTTGCTCGACGGAAAGCTTCAGGGGGCTGGAGCGGGACGGCGGTTTGCGTTTGCACTGGTAGGCGGCGCTGCCGGCGCAGTCGTCGCTTGGCTGCTTGGCTTGTTAGCGGCGCAGCTTTGGGGCACAGCTCCGGACCCTTCCCAGGGCACGGACTCCGGCTTCACCCTTCGCTCCTACGCCGTTCTCGTGTTGTGGCCAGGAGCGATCGCCTTCGTAACGTTCGTACTGGCCCTGTTCGGGGTTCTTTCGGGGAAACCCGTAAAATAGCCGGGTGACCACTTCTTCGGATACTTCCGCCATT
This window of the Arthrobacter sp. StoSoilB5 genome carries:
- the dnaE gene encoding DNA polymerase III subunit alpha, whose protein sequence is MTSSNDSFVHLHTHTEYSMLDGAARLGELFDETERLGMPALATTDHGYLFGAFDFWRKATDKGIKPIIGVEAYVTPGTARGDKERVRWGDESQRKDDVSGGGSYTHMTLLSYNNVGMRNLFRASSIASLDSVFGKWPRLDRELLNTYSEGLIATTGCPSGEVQTRLRLGQYREALEAAAEFRDIFGAENYFCELMDHGLDIERRVTGDLLRLAKDLNLPLVATNDLHYTHEHDAKAHEALLAIQSGSTLLEPTYDNGGSRFAFSGSGYYLKSPQEMRELFRDHPDACDNTLLIAERCEVSFNTDANYMPRFPCPPGEDETSWLVKEVDKGLAYRYPQGVPDKVRKQADYELEVITSMGFPGYFLVVADFINWAKNNGIRVGPGRGSGAGSMVAYAMRITDLDPLQHGLIFERFLNPDRVSMPDFDVDFDDRRRSEVIDYVTKKYGDERVAMIVTYGTIKTKQALKDSSRVLGYPFSMGEQLTKALPPAVMAKDIPLADIQNPESKRYSEAGDFRQLIATDPEAAKVFETALGIEGLKRQWGVHAAGVIMSSDPIIDVIPVMRRFQDGQVITQFDYPTSEGLGLIKMDFLGLRNLTIISDALENIKMNRGVDLDLENLELDDAASYELLARGDTLGVFQLDGGPMRSLLKLMKPDNFEDISAVLALYRPGPMGANAHTDYALRKNGIQEVVPIHPELAEPLEDILGGTFGLIVYQEQVMAVAQKLAGYSLGQADILRRAMGKKKKSELDKQFAGFSQGMQDNGYSMAAVKTLWDILLPFSDYAFNKAHSAAYGVISYWTAYLKAHYAPEYMAALLTSVGDDKDKSAIYLNECRRMGITVLPPDVNESSLNFTPVGQDIRFGMGAIRNVGVNVVEAMVAARTTEGSYTSFKDFLMKVPAIVCNKRTIESLIKAGAFDSLGHHRRALAMIHEEAIDSVITLKRNEAIGQFDLFAGFEDQEPEASLTTEIPDLPEWEKKDKLSFERDMLGLYVSDHPLQGLEGVLSQHAEQSITSIIAEDGPHDGAIVTIAGMITSLSRRIAKASGNAYARAEIEDLGGSMEVMFFGQVYGPIASVLAEDLIVVVKGRLQRRDDGAVTLNCMELSVPDLSESVNGPVVITIPTFKATEAVVTDLRDVLRTHRGNSEVRLKLMGDTKVEVMGLPVHMRVNPSPSLFGDLKVLLGPACLDN
- a CDS encoding flavin reductase family protein encodes the protein MASELSGFEKTFREMFRRHAAGVAIITANLNGKPFGFTATSVASLSAEPPRFTFNMARSSSSWPAVANANYIGVHMLGLENQALADRFAKTRDRFEGDHWEPGPHDVPILKDVAGWLVGKIQMRLSFENNAVVVVEVVDGQVGDDGTPLLYHGGGYSQPTPLDYEI